A single region of the Gracilibacillus caseinilyticus genome encodes:
- a CDS encoding bifunctional metallophosphatase/5'-nucleotidase codes for MKRFSICVTSDVHGYIMPNNYRNQQEEAMGLAKTASIIKEIRKNNHTILIDNGDFIQGSPFTYYFAKKVSDRPSPMMKAANLLGYDAAIIGNHEFNYGMPYLHHTIEASNFPWLSANIIRNATGKPVFGQPYIIKEIANVRVAILGTTTHYIPNWEDPKTIDGLSFEDACQSIKKWVAHIKETEAPDVMVVCYHGGFECDLSTGEPTEACTGENQGYQICEMVKGIDILITGHQHRYLADVVNGVTVIQPGSNGQALGEIVVTYDEEKIDSISTAIHYVGEQTTIDTQTREVIAEEEREVQQFLDQTIATVEGDMEIQDPMVVRKQGHPFINYINALQMRVSNAPISCTALFHDQSPGFPKQITMRDIVANYIYPNTLKVLRVTGQDIKAALEKSATYFTLENEKIAVNPDFLNPKPQPYNYDMWQGIDYQIKVSKPIGDRVVKLTYQGEPLALDQYYHVVMNNYRASGGGDYQMFQQKEVVKDIPVDMTELITDDLVKQGMIRPDPTKHFEILR; via the coding sequence ATGAAGCGTTTTTCGATTTGTGTAACAAGTGATGTGCATGGCTATATTATGCCTAATAATTATCGCAACCAGCAGGAGGAAGCGATGGGTTTGGCAAAGACAGCCTCCATTATTAAAGAGATACGTAAGAACAATCATACCATATTAATTGACAATGGTGATTTTATTCAAGGAAGCCCTTTCACCTATTATTTTGCAAAAAAAGTGTCCGACAGGCCAAGTCCGATGATGAAAGCCGCCAATTTATTAGGATATGATGCAGCTATTATTGGAAATCATGAATTTAATTATGGTATGCCCTATTTACATCATACAATAGAAGCTTCTAATTTTCCGTGGCTTTCAGCTAATATCATCCGTAATGCTACAGGGAAACCGGTATTTGGTCAACCATACATCATCAAAGAGATCGCTAATGTACGAGTAGCTATTCTTGGTACTACCACACACTACATACCTAACTGGGAGGATCCGAAAACAATAGACGGTCTGTCCTTCGAAGATGCTTGTCAATCTATCAAAAAATGGGTAGCCCATATTAAAGAAACAGAAGCACCTGATGTCATGGTCGTTTGTTATCATGGCGGCTTTGAATGTGATCTTTCCACAGGTGAACCGACGGAGGCGTGCACTGGAGAAAATCAAGGCTATCAAATTTGTGAAATGGTAAAAGGGATCGATATTTTAATTACAGGGCACCAGCATCGCTATTTGGCTGATGTTGTCAATGGAGTTACAGTCATTCAGCCTGGTAGTAATGGACAGGCTCTTGGTGAAATTGTCGTAACCTATGATGAGGAAAAAATTGATTCAATTAGTACAGCTATTCATTATGTAGGAGAACAAACAACAATCGATACACAAACAAGAGAAGTAATAGCTGAGGAAGAAAGAGAAGTGCAACAATTCCTGGATCAGACAATTGCGACGGTAGAAGGGGATATGGAAATTCAAGATCCGATGGTCGTTCGAAAGCAGGGACACCCTTTTATAAACTATATCAACGCATTGCAAATGAGAGTGTCCAATGCACCGATTTCCTGTACGGCGTTATTCCATGATCAATCTCCTGGTTTTCCAAAACAGATTACAATGCGAGATATTGTCGCTAATTATATTTATCCGAATACATTGAAAGTGCTGCGTGTTACCGGACAAGATATAAAAGCAGCTTTGGAGAAATCCGCTACTTATTTCACGTTGGAAAATGAAAAAATCGCCGTCAATCCTGATTTTTTAAATCCGAAACCACAGCCATATAATTATGATATGTGGCAAGGGATTGACTATCAAATCAAGGTCTCCAAGCCAATCGGTGATAGAGTCGTCAAGCTTACTTATCAAGGAGAGCCGTTAGCCCTTGATCAATATTATCATGTGGTGATGAATAATTACCGGGCCAGTGGCGGTGGCGACTATCAAATGTTTCAACAGAAAGAAGTTGTAAAAGATATTCCTGTTGACATGACGGAACTGATTACGGATGATCTAGTAAAACAAGGAATGATCCGTCCAGATCCGACTAAACATTTTGAAATTCTGAGATAA
- the sppA gene encoding signal peptide peptidase SppA: MNKKRWLALLVAAGLFFASIGFQFMSSMLTADFENMFSIPEEDGIAEKVVDKGSNMNKIAVLHVNGVIQDTTPSSLINTTSYNHSRFLKKLEKAGEDESVKGIVLQVNTPGGGVVESAEIHDKIVEIKEEYEKPVYVSMGNTAASGGYYISAPSDKIVAHKATLTGSIGVIMESINFSELADQLGIDFNTIKSGEHKDILSSYRDMTDEEREILQTMIDDMYDDFVQVIVDGRGLSEDRVRELGDGRVYTGSQAQEAGLVDEIGTLDDTIAMMEEDYELGNAQVIEYNQGMPFNQLLGGTVQSMLGAEFKIPGITELLRQENAPRAMYLYSR; encoded by the coding sequence ATGAACAAGAAACGCTGGCTTGCGCTTTTAGTGGCAGCTGGATTATTTTTTGCTTCGATTGGCTTTCAGTTTATGTCCAGCATGCTTACGGCAGATTTTGAAAACATGTTCAGCATACCTGAAGAGGATGGGATAGCTGAGAAAGTAGTGGATAAAGGTTCTAATATGAATAAAATCGCCGTTCTTCATGTGAATGGAGTGATTCAGGATACAACACCTAGCTCATTAATCAATACGACTTCTTATAACCATAGTCGATTCTTAAAAAAGCTTGAAAAAGCGGGAGAAGATGAGAGCGTTAAAGGCATTGTATTACAAGTGAACACCCCTGGCGGTGGTGTCGTCGAAAGTGCAGAAATCCATGACAAAATTGTAGAAATTAAAGAGGAATATGAAAAGCCTGTTTATGTGTCGATGGGAAACACAGCAGCTTCCGGAGGATATTATATCTCCGCTCCATCGGATAAAATTGTCGCCCATAAAGCGACATTGACAGGATCGATCGGGGTTATCATGGAAAGTATTAATTTCTCAGAATTAGCGGATCAGCTAGGTATAGACTTTAACACGATTAAAAGCGGTGAACATAAGGATATATTGTCATCGTATCGTGATATGACAGATGAAGAACGCGAGATCCTGCAAACGATGATTGATGATATGTATGATGATTTCGTTCAAGTGATCGTCGATGGCAGAGGCTTGTCAGAAGATCGAGTTCGTGAACTTGGTGATGGCAGAGTATATACCGGATCACAAGCACAGGAAGCGGGACTGGTTGATGAAATCGGAACGTTAGATGATACAATCGCAATGATGGAAGAAGATTACGAATTAGGTAATGCACAGGTAATTGAATATAATCAGGGAATGCCTTTTAACCAATTGCTAGGTGGTACAGTTCAAAGTATGCTTGGTGCAGAGTTCAAGATACCAGGCATTACAGAGTTGTTACGTCAAGAAAATGCACCACGAGCAATGTACCTATATTCAAGATAA
- a CDS encoding RDD family protein has product MTENEIKHASSPTINQRYAGFWMRFWAYLADLIIVFSINGILLIPFKFVDNGFDLEVGFWTVTSIISSIIFYLYFLLTTKYFNQTLGKVIFGLKVIREDHEPLRWSDLIFREVIGRFLHRVFPITVLLYAFVAFTNQKQGIHDMIGNTRVVLDR; this is encoded by the coding sequence ATGACTGAAAATGAAATAAAACATGCATCTTCCCCCACCATTAATCAGAGATATGCAGGGTTTTGGATGCGTTTCTGGGCTTATCTGGCTGATTTAATCATTGTCTTCAGCATTAACGGCATCTTGCTTATTCCGTTTAAGTTTGTGGACAATGGCTTTGACTTGGAAGTTGGTTTCTGGACCGTGACAAGTATCATAAGTTCGATCATTTTTTATCTGTATTTCTTGTTGACGACAAAGTATTTTAATCAAACGTTAGGCAAGGTGATATTTGGTTTGAAAGTGATACGGGAAGACCATGAACCACTGCGCTGGAGTGACCTGATCTTCCGCGAAGTAATTGGCAGATTTCTTCATCGAGTGTTTCCGATAACGGTATTACTTTATGCCTTCGTCGCCTTCACCAATCAGAAGCAGGGTATTCATGATATGATTGGCAACACGAGGGTTGTATTGGATAGATAG
- a CDS encoding LysM peptidoglycan-binding and 3D domain-containing protein — MKKFFVTLGFAATSFLFVLPVSAAEYQVEKGDNLWSIAEEHKTSVAELMETNNLESDLIFPEQKLEIDKELTYIVEKGDSLSEIAVEHDVTVSDLKEWNKLETDLIIIGEKLMIKDSKKAKEEDTEQKAQAEQTANKDKQQESTKEETPEASEPAVEQTNSQKEASSEKSGETISVSATAYTAQCEGCSGVTATGIDLNENPNMKVIAVDPNVIPLGSRVYVEGYGEAIAADTGGAIKGNKIDVHVPNKDEAFDWGVKTVDVTILE, encoded by the coding sequence ATGAAAAAGTTTTTTGTGACATTAGGATTTGCAGCGACTAGTTTCCTATTTGTGCTACCAGTTTCGGCAGCAGAATATCAAGTAGAAAAGGGAGACAATCTTTGGTCCATTGCGGAGGAACATAAAACATCAGTTGCGGAATTAATGGAAACGAACAACCTGGAGTCAGACTTAATTTTTCCAGAACAGAAATTAGAGATAGATAAAGAATTAACTTACATTGTAGAAAAAGGTGACTCACTTAGTGAAATAGCAGTAGAACATGATGTAACAGTGAGTGATCTAAAAGAGTGGAATAAACTTGAAACAGATTTAATTATCATAGGTGAAAAACTAATGATTAAAGATTCTAAGAAGGCAAAAGAAGAAGATACAGAACAAAAAGCTCAAGCTGAGCAAACAGCAAATAAGGACAAGCAACAAGAAAGTACAAAGGAAGAAACACCGGAAGCGTCTGAACCGGCAGTAGAACAAACAAACTCTCAGAAAGAAGCATCATCAGAAAAATCTGGTGAAACGATCAGTGTAAGTGCAACAGCATACACTGCTCAGTGTGAAGGTTGCTCTGGTGTAACGGCAACAGGAATTGACTTAAATGAAAATCCAAATATGAAAGTCATTGCTGTAGATCCAAACGTTATTCCACTTGGATCCAGAGTCTATGTAGAAGGCTATGGTGAAGCCATTGCAGCTGATACAGGTGGAGCAATCAAAGGTAACAAAATTGATGTCCACGTACCTAACAAAGACGAAGCATTTGATTGGGGCGTTAAAACAGTAGACGTCACAATTCTTGAATAA